ACGGCCTCCAGGGCGCCACCACGGGGTAGCCCATCGTCCTGATCCATGCCTGCGTGCCCACGAAGGTGAAGTCCAGGTCGTGGTCACCGTTGTACACCAGCGCTCGGTAGCCCCGGCGCGTCAAGTTGACGTGGTACGGTACTGTGCTTCGCACGTCGTGCCGGAAATGCGACAGCGTGGTGCACCGGCTCCACGCGCCGATGGAGCCGTCGCGGATGCCCAGCGTCTCCCTCACCTCCGCGTCGTCCGACCAGATGTACGACAGCCGGTACCCGTTGTCCCGGCACTCCACGGGGAGGGCCAGCCTGTGCTGCAGGTTGTCCTGGAGCAGCAGCCTTGCCGTCTTCGTGAAGACGGTGGCGCCGCCGGGGTCTCGCAGCGCGAGGCCGCAAAAGGGCTCCAGGATGTGCACGGGGTTGATGTCGGTGGTGACCAGGTTGATGGCGTCGAGAGCGTTGGCGCACCGCGCGTTGCTCGGCGTGACGAAGTCGTCCCGGCTGCAGCTGACCTGCGCCGCCTCgtagagctcgtcggagatgagcccCATGCCGTGCATGAAAGGCACCTTGCCCGGGGTGTCGTACCTGTCGTCCGTGCCAGGGTTGCCCACCAGGTAGCCCTGCAGGTTCAGCTTGGGTCCTCCGCTTGCGTCGCCGGCATCATTATGGTTGGCGATCTCGAGCGCGGTGACCGGCACGAGGTAGCCGGAGTAGGAGTCGCCGCCGATGTAGAGCGGGTTGGAGGCGAACTCGGGGTGGTCGGCGATCCACTTCTCGAGGAATACCCAGAGCTGCGCGCCGGTGCCGGTGAGGCTGACGTTGAGGCCCTGCTCCTCCCGCGCGTAGGAGAAGCCCGTGCCGACGGGCGCGTCGAGGAAAATGACGTTGCTCACCTTGGTCCACGAGTCCTCGAAGTAGACGAGGGTTGGGAACCCTTCGGTGTAGCCGGCCACGTCGAATTTGAGAGGGCCGATCTCGAAGAAGAGGCCGGAGAGCGCGGAGCAGCCGGGGCCGCCGGTGATCCACAGGATGAGGGGGTCCTCCCTCGGGCTGCGCTCCGACTGGATGAAGTAGTAAAAGAGCTCCGTGCCGTGCGTGTCGTCCACCTCCACGTACCCCGTCTCCAGGTAGAAAGGCAGAGGGCCATCGAACCCTTTGACGTGCGTGATGGCGTTCCGCCGCCGCTCGTACGCTGCCGCCGGCGAGCCGAAGGCCAGGTCGACGaccacgaggaggaggaggaggaggagcagcctgGCCATGTGGACTAGCTTGCTCTGCTGGAGCGCTTGCAGGTGTGGCATTCCAACAGGAGGACGAGTTTCTCGCAGCACCACTGAACCGGGAACCGCTCCGTGGTGTTTTATCCTCCAGCCAAATCGCCCCAGGACGCGCTCCCGCGGCGAAGCGTGTGGCACGAGGAGCACAATAAAATGGAATCAGCGTGACtcctcggaaacaaaaaaaaatcacgttttctctttttttttggtaAGAGTTACGGTTTTGTTTCCGCAACAGGCACGGTTATAATTTCGTGAGAGACACGGCGTGCCTCTTACAGAAAAGGGAAAAAACccatgctcccggttcggttttttcgtccggtttctTGGCCggcttttttcgtgaaaaaaacacgtcaaaacctatcaacatgggatctaggttttgaagatctcgatgtgagaaatccaacggtggAAGCGATTtgagatttggacaaacggtttgagagataaaacgttttaaatAAACGAGGTAATATCACTAGCAGTCACAAAACTTGCGTCGGATGTGCATTTTAATGCTAGAACTTGCAAAATACATTGTTGTGGTCGCATAACTTGCGTTTACGTGCACATACGGTCACAAATCCCGTCTGCCTTCATACGACGTGCTGGCATGGCATACCTGGCCCGCTGGCAGCCTCTGATTCCGTCCGGCGCGGCGCGCGCGCGTCttctttgcagaaaaccccttagccTGTTCAGTCAATTGATTATTTTGATCAAATTTCTGCTgttttataaatcatttttgacaAAAATCTCAGCAACTATTTTGACCAAATTGGACAGGATATCTGCTGTTTTATAAATCCATTTTGGCAAAAAGTCGCAGCAACTCTTTTGACCAAGTTGGACAACATTTCTGCTGTTTTATTAAGCTTTTGGCCAAGATTTGTAATATAGCAGACTTGCAACAAGGATCTAGCACGGACAAATTGACCTTAAGTGAACAGAAACAGACCATAATTGAAATGACATATTTGGCACTAACATAAGTAGTTTCTTAGTCGTATGAACCAAACCAAAAGTGACATAACTGTTATCACATCGTCTTCTAAATAAGTACTGAACTAGAGACCACAAGTTCATTCATGAACTCCATCACCAAACCAACAAGTTCATTCATGAACTCCATCAGACTTTCACCTAAAGATGCATGTAATGTAAACTACAAAGACAAAAAGTCATGCAGATCATCAGGCCAACCTTCATCATAGAGATAAGGATCCTGGCTAGCTCCTGGTGCATTTTGGCTAAAAATGACCTCCTCCTCACCCTGCATGACAAGTGGCGGTTCATGTATTGTGGATCCATCGGGTCCAAATAGCAAGTTGAAGAAACCTGAAGCAGCAGCTCTTGCTCCTCTTGGATTGCCACCTCCTCTTGCATTGGCCCCTCCTCTTGCATTGCCACCTCCTCTTGCATTGCCACCTCCTCTTGCATTGGCCCCACTTGTTGGAGCATTGCTTCCAGTTGTTGCAACATTGCTTCCCATTGCAATATTGCCTTCCCTTGCCTGCTTTTTTCTTGGCCTTGCAACTTTCTCATTAGCAGTCTTTCTCACCCTGCCTCTTGACATGGCTGTTGTAACTCTAACCATAGGAATTGAGTTCTGGCATTGGCAATGAAGCTAGACTCAGGTAGGGGGGCAAATTCCCTAGGTGCCGGATATGTAAACTTCTCCTGCTCACACAAGTACAATATAAAAAGGTGGGTATGTAAGCACTTAAATGGTAATTACATCTGCATAATTTTGTCACTGAATATATTACCATTTCTTGCATCTTGTAAACCATTGAGTCAGGGGTTTGTGTTGGATCGAGCTGAGGGTAGACTCTGTGTGGCATGATGTTCTGCAACAGGTGAAGCCAATGTATCAATGTTTAAGTATAGTTTGAAGATTAGAGGGGAAAATATATAAGCAAAGGATGGTACAACAATTATGCTTGGGTCGTCATATTCTTCTTCAATTGTTGTTTCCTCAGTTGTTGTTTGATTAACATGATTGTGGTGGCCCTTCTTGTTATGGTCAGCAGCTCCACAAACAGAACAATGCATGGTCACACCATGTTTGCTCAATTTTTTCACCCCAGTCTTgtctttcttctcttctggatctttTTTCCTGTTCTTCTTAGGCCTGCCCATTACTTTTGTGTACAGGGGTGGGTGAAGAGCAATGCCATGCATTTTTCCCCATTGCTGTGGGTCCCTCATTGGCATCATATTAAATCCATAACACTTCTTATATTCCTCAACAGTGTAGCATGAATGGACCATGCTCTCTGGCTCAATTCTCTCATGCCTAAAACATGCAATTGCATGATGGCAAGGTATGCCAGATAGTACCCACCTTTTGCATTCACAAGAAAGCATGTTCAGGTCAACAATGTATGTGTTGTTCAAAGAGAAAACCTTGAAAACACCTTGCCCATACTCTTGCACCCTGCAGTTCTTTGCCCACTCCACATACTTGTCCAATTTCTTCTGTATCTTGGGACATAATCTGCCTGTCCATTTCTCTGCCTTTCTCTGCTTACCAACAATCCTGTTTGTTAGCTTCCACATTATCTGGTCCAACATTGACTTAATTGGCATTTCCCTCGCATCCAAAATGTAACTGCAAAATAGTACCAAATATGTAAGCACACAGTTGGCATTTGATTTTTTGTTGACAAGAAAATAACAAGAGAGGAAAAAGTAACAAGAGAGTAACCTATTGAACACTTCTGACATATTGTTTAGTAATATGTCACACTTGCAAAACGGGTCAAAGAATGCTTTGATCCATGTTCTTGGCTCCAATTTCTCAACGCAGGTGTAGGCACCCAAGCTGTGTTCTTTCATTAGATCCACGTTCCTGGTGTATGCAGCTTCATTAGTGGACCTTGCTATAGACCATAGATCATTCTTGAGCTGCTCTCCCTTGTGTACTTTATGGAAATTTTGATAAATGTGCCTAACACAGTTTCTATGTTCTGAatgagggaaaacctttttcactgCATTTATTAATCCCTATAAAACAGAACACATTAATCTCTGCAAAACAGCACACACTTATGTTGTTGCATTGAAGAAATTGAATGATATAGTACTAACCTTCTGCTTGTCACTCATAATGGTGTATGGTGAGGTGTTCATTATGTTCAGGTCATCCTTTAAGGATGCTAAGAACCACTCCCAGCTATGGGTTGACTCCACTTCACATAACCCAAATGCTACTGGAAAGATACAATCATTGGGATCGATTCCAACGGCTGTTAGTAATGTTCCCTTGTATCTCGTTTTAATGTGACAACCATCCAGGAAAATGATTGGTCTACATCCCTTAAGGAATCCCCTCTTGCATGCATCATATGACCAGTACAATGTGGAAAAGTGGTCTTGTACCTTCTTTGTCTTCTCATCAAATACTTCCTTAGTGCACAAGAAGAACTGGCTTCCTGGATTGCTCCTTCTAAGCTCCTGACCATAGTCCCACAAAGTATTATATTGGTCATCATCTACTCCCCTTATTTGATTCACTGCTGCTCTCCTAGCTCTTCCCAACTTACTCCTGTGTGGAACCAAATTATATTCTGTCTCCACCTTATCTGAAAATTTCTTCAGAGGCATTTTTTCATTGTCTCTGAATTCTTCTCTGAACTTGTTAGTAAGAAAAGGAGCAGTCAGAACTCTCAGGTCCCATGCTTTTGTGCAAGTGTGATTGTCAACATACTTCTTGATCTGTATGCTACTTGACCTGTTATCTTTACCTGCCTTCAAGTACCAAGTGCAACCAGGCTTGCATACAACCTCTAGTGATACTGAAGTATTTCGGAGCTTGTTCACTTTCACCCTATTCCTTACACTATATGCAGTGAGAGCATGCCTCAATTCCTTCATATCTGCAAACACCAATCCAATCTTAAACACAGGTGCATTCAGATCAGTTGTTGGGTTGAAAGTACTGAATTTGTGCTTCAGcttctctttctcttctttcgACATATTTAAGTGGCTGTCCTCCAAAGCATCTTCTGGAAGTTCTTCTTCAAAGTCTGGCAATATGTTCTTCTCTCTGTGATCATCAACATCTTTGTCTACATTTGCGTCAAACAAATCATCATCACCTTCTGCAACTTCATAGTCACTCTCATAGAACTCCTCATCTGTTTCTGACCCTGCATCCTCATCATTTCCCTCTTCTTCACTATTGTTAACATCCTCAATATTCTCCTCCTCCATAGCATTCCTTGAGCTACATCCTTCTCCAAATGACATAGATCTCCTTGTTGTCCTTGACATTTTCTCTCCAGGACTCTGCTCTTTCTCTGGATAACTGACATTTTCTTTTCCATGCCTCTTTGGAGTAATAACCTTAGGTGGATCCTTCACTCCATTTGTCAGAACATCATCTTTGTTTAATGACTGCAGGGTATCACCATGGTCTACTATCAGCAGCAGGTTCTTGTGCTCTAATGTTGCACAAATCATAAGAACAATGTCGGCATCACAGGTCAAGAGCTTCAGGCCATCACTAACTGTCTTTCTTGGTTCACACCAGTAAACATCAATCTTTGAAGCTTGTCTATCATAGCCCAGCTGCAGAAGGAAGTCATCAATCCAGAGTAAGGACCAAGTGTCAGTCTGACAATTGTCAAACCAATCAACCTCATAGTCCATGTATGTTCTGTTTATGTCACTGCCACAAAAGAAACCACAATTGTCAAACCAATCAACCTCATAGTCCATGTATGTTCTGTTTATGTCACTGCCACAAAAGAAACCACTATGGTGGATCTCAACACTGAACAGACCATCAAAATCTCCTGCAATGTAAAAGAGTTCATAACAAATCAGTACATCATGTTAAAATGTCAGATTCAGTTAACAAGTACATCAGTCCTCCCAACAAGTTTAGAGAAAAAATTCAGTTAACAAGTACATCAATCCTCCCAACAAGTTCAGAGAAATTTTTTAGCAAATGCCAACTTCAGTTAACTGCAGCAATGTCAAACAGCGGCAGCAAGTTCGTTTCTCGGTCAGTGCACAAATAATGTTGGCTTTTGGCTTTTGATCGCTAGACCAAAACTCCCAGGAACTAATACACGTATGATGTGCAAAGCTAGCTAGGAGGCAAGCAGCTTAATTGATTCCTGTACGTAGAGCTGGCGAGCTTGCAACTAGCGAAGCTAGCGATCGGCTGTCTCGGCGAAACCTCTCGGCAGAACAAAACTGATCGATGGATTGATAGCCAAAGGCTCTTGACGTGCCTTGCTCTTTTATTGCTTTTCTTCTGATCAGTACAAGTTACAGGGATTATACGTGCGTATATATATAGCAGCTTGGACTAGCACTCAAACCTACTCGGTTTGGACTTCTAATCCTACAACTACTACAAGTGCCCAtctgtgtccgactaggactctaaCACCACACGTCGTGGTTACTCCTACAAATAAGCTCATGCACTAGCCATTTTATTCCTAACTGAATTTAACTGACGACTAAACTAGGCGCAGGATTACACATTGTCAGACTTCAGATAACACTGCACACATTCAGACTTTTGAAAGATTCAACTAGCAGCAGTACACATTGTCAAATATCTAATAAATAATTTCCCCCAATTAAACACTAGAACAATTTACATGGAGGCCTCTCGTTCCTCTGATCATCAATTTCTATGGATAAAGCGACCTCCTCAATAACCCCTAATTAAACCCTAGCACGATTCCGCAAGCAGGGCCCCAACAACCATCCGTACGTAATGCCTAAGTCCAGAACGGGCTACGCATGGCGACAAGTGGCGCGTTGCAtgggcgccacttgtcgcaacctggggagtTGGAGTGATCTTTGCATCGAGTACTCTCAACTAGTGATTTCGAGGTTCTGATCGGGACCATGCCCTGCTACTCTCTTGCGATTTGCAGAGCACATTAGCGGTAATTTTGGAGCGATAATCCTACACCTACGTAGTACCTACGAAGGCCTACGTAATTTTTCATACAACTAAACTTATCGGCCCCCTATTCTAACGGGGGTGGGGTCGTGCCCTCCTATAGACCCAATAATCTCTTTCCATGTCACTGTTTACGTAAAACACGTAACAGACCGTAGGTAGGTCTAGCATTGTCCATTTTGGAGGGAGAAAGCGTGAGGAGAGTAGCGATGCTACATCTAAGAAGAGGTTGTCAGGTAACCCACATATGGAATGATTTGACAGGCTTTAATTTGGTGTTAGAGAGGGCTGGAGCCCACCTGAAAATTAGGGGGGAAATGTTTAGTTGGAGGGAAAGGAAGTTCACGTAGGTTATGTAACAACTGtaggtaagagcatctccagccgcggccCCAACAGGCCATCCTCAGGCGTTTTGGCCGCGCTGGCATTCAAAATTCGACCCAGTCGTGCCCCCagtagcccgtttttcgccggttcgggccgaaactggtgccggtggacccaggccgaacccggcgcgctggggcgcgcctgggggcgccGGCACAAATGAAAAGGAGCGTGGGGCCGCTCTATCGGCGAGACGAGAGCCTCTTCCCGCCGTTTCTTCCCGCCCTCGCCCCCAATTTCCCTCTCATTCTCTCCTTTcctcccgctcgcctcccagcCGCCGCCATGTTGCCGAAGAAGTACGTGATCCCCCGCGTTGCGACCACCGTGACCGTCTCCGTCGCCCAgctgaagcagaggaagccgagggtgcCGCCGTCCAAGCCACCGGGCATGACAAACGCCAAGTGGAGGGTAGAAGTTCAGCGACGGGAGGCCGTCACCGCCGACAGGCGGAACAGGGCGATCACCAAGAAATCCCGTGACAACGCGGCGCGTGGCGCTGCGGCTGCGGCGGaccaagccgaggccgaggcgactcgcttggggatgatgaatccaccaggCGGCCACGCCCAGTACGTACCCTGGAGCCAGCAAAGCGTCGGCTCTCTGTCCGGCTTCTTGTCGTCGCCGCAACCATGGGGATGCACGCCGTCGCCGGGCTACGTCGACGGGGACGTGCACAGTGGGTTCAACCCCAACGTCACCTTCCCCCATGGACACCCAACCGAGCGCACGTCCTCGCCCGCCTTCCCCGGCGTGCAGTACCcttcatacaactactcgccgccggcTTAAGCATGCTACCTGACGCCCCCTCTCCGCCGTGGTGTGCTGCCCTTCTCACAAGCTTCCACGTCGCACATCGGCGACACCGACGAGACCgacgccgacatggacgacatcattgcGGCAGGATCGGCCGCGGTCGCCGCGTCCCCCGGGTTCTCTACCCAGGACGACACGGTGTACctcagcggcggcatggacggcgagctcgagtacgtcaaggaggaggaggaggaggaggaggagtctgtcggatttcgggttccggcagacccttaaggttcgaactttggggtgcgcacggagatctttcccctaccgactcacgcttctatggctcgcaagaaatctaggctagaaagaagaacacacaagggacacaaggtttatactggttcgggtcaccgatgtggtgtaataccctactccagtgtgtggtgtagtggattgcctcatgggctgatgatgaacaatacaggggaagaacggcctcatgagaggtgttcttgagctggtgcagtgtgttctacttggtccggacctttctctctttctttctcttctctctttctttctctctggaCCTCTCTCTTCTCCTTTCTCCTCCTTGGACCTCTCCCTTCTTTTtgggggctagtcctatttatagaggccctggtcctcttcccaaaaaatgagcgagaagggcgccaacaattggccattttgaaggagaacatccagtacaagttatcctgaccaaaggtggtcttcggctgccaaaagcactggtgacgacgccgtcttgggctccacggtgacctccgtcctgccgctctgctggtcttggtctcgttgcaccggaatggtaacctttgcccgatgccttggcctatgcttgctccctttgcaccgaaggggaaacaaggacactacgcaggccggcgcccgcctaatctcgatcgtcatggcttgcgtcatgggctcctcgcgaggcacccctgccttgatctctctgcctcctcgcgagcctgcctgattaggctgctcctgaggaagcctcctgtcatccgcctcgcaaggcttggccccttgcgagggtcttgagcttgagctgatgaggctgggccgcactgggcccccactcgagccacgccgcaggccacaggtaggcaagtctagggacccccgttcccagaatgccgacagtagcccccgggcccaaggcgcgcccgggcttggcttagcagagaagctaaggggcaagcgcgaagcgccgcgggccccaatagcctgcggccttgggcgccgtgtggcgattgattggacgtgggcgtctgcgcttccccacgacgcctcggcaactgcacgacttgtcAAGTCCCTGGATGcagagaaatgggtcatgattagcTGTGATCGTggtggccggcggttggccttctccggctataagtacggagccGTGTGAGCCTCGTTAGTTTATCCCTTCTTGCtactcctttccttctccttccttgtCCTTGCTTCtacttacgccaatggcaccaattcgccggttttctgcagaagagaaaggaaaggccccccgagaaggTCCTGACCCTCTTCCGCCAAAGAAACGGCCAGTCCCCTACCACCGAGATGagggtgcttggcagggggcgccgaggcctggtacgagcggccgccaccTGGGTTtccattgcccttgtacgcccgaatcgagggccctggGGAAGAGGGCGTCGAGCGACACCGACGGTGCCGCCGTCGACACCGGCGAGTCACACCGGTGCGCgtagttcctcctggagtccacgccgagggctcctcctgtgagctcgtgcttcatgccgccatgcccccaagctcttggatccgccttcctccctccttcgccttcgagatgccgccgagcgggtCTCTGgatctctggctgcagcacgccggctgcaacaCCCTCGCGACCGGAGCgaaggtcgcggtcgtcgctccgggcaaggtcta
The Triticum dicoccoides isolate Atlit2015 ecotype Zavitan chromosome 3A, WEW_v2.0, whole genome shotgun sequence genome window above contains:
- the LOC119268987 gene encoding serine carboxypeptidase-like 2 → MPHLQALQQSKLVHMARLLLLLLLLVVVDLAFGSPAAAYERRRNAITHVKGFDGPLPFYLETGYVEVDDTHGTELFYYFIQSERSPREDPLILWITGGPGCSALSGLFFEIGPLKFDVAGYTEGFPTLVYFEDSWTKVSNVIFLDAPVGTGFSYAREEQGLNVSLTGTGAQLWVFLEKWIADHPEFASNPLYIGGDSYSGYLVPVTALEIANHNDAGDASGGPKLNLQGYLVGNPGTDDRYDTPGKVPFMHGMGLISDELYEAAQVSCSRDDFVTPSNARCANALDAINLVTTDINPVHILEPFCGLALRDPGGATVFTKTARLLLQDNLQHRLALPVECRDNGYRLSYIWSDDAEVRETLGIRDGSIGAWSRCTTLSHFRHDVRSTVPYHVNLTRRGYRALVYNGDHDLDFTFVGTQAWIRTMGYPVVAPWRPWYSKQQVAGFTTEYAHNLTYATVKGAGHTAPEYRPKECLDMLDRWTSPAGKL